A genome region from Tolypothrix sp. PCC 7712 includes the following:
- a CDS encoding HNH endonuclease → MKRVKLQNRPSGAFLRRGYHSCQDDGRNKPFTLKPVIWRSHGGHHKWNNLVIACKKFHPDQGNRTSRMHLRNQPKPPVYQAISIAEEFWINMQANLE, encoded by the coding sequence ATGAAGAGAGTTAAGTTACAAAACCGCCCATCAGGTGCATTTTTGCGGCGAGGCTATCATAGTTGCCAAGATGACGGTAGGAACAAACCTTTCACACTAAAACCCGTAATTTGGCGATCGCACGGCGGCCATCACAAATGGAATAACCTAGTCATAGCTTGTAAAAAATTTCACCCTGATCAAGGGAACCGCACCTCGAGGATGCATCTGCGTAATCAACCAAAGCCACCAGTCTATCAGGCGATTTCTATTGCTGAAGAGTTCTGGATAAATATGCAAGCCAACCTGGAATAG
- a CDS encoding GAF domain-containing protein, whose protein sequence is MKKRLSSPPQCPDDVDRLQSYPVKLMQHPQETTYQLSEQINQIVATTPATVLMLQELSKLLGVAFQVDCCLITVMSEVSSEVTSSNWCHEEYLGLPQSNEVFSMEQLLMELNVVQCAAEPLNIEDISTIQQSLELGCQSLPLPIKAVLAIPTRFQGKNNGIISLIKFQSHDWTKSEQQLLKSIESVCAIAFSQVAQAQLIAAQQQHVQQSHQHQNLIRQLTILSRSNLELNQMLQLAIASTAESLQADRGLFITLKYTDPLFRTRSKKQIPNAKATVIRQWTRDSQNVSNTTLDTLQDQSFAISDCGLCQRVFIDFGKPVVIDDYTEQTEILAVAPLFAVEQFPAVLLMPLESQGKILGFLVLQQTVARNWQSSELNLVEMVCAQVSNAIIQSQTLRQVQNLVDERTAKLQSSLELQAKLHERTRQYVEQLRELNELKDEFLSNMSDRLRYPLTNMLMSIRNLRLPSITPERQNRYFDILEQECTKEINLINDLLTLQKLESQQATPQFESIDLNRRIQDLAASFATKLADKGLSINLDLPEKSLKLQTEIESFDRILQELLTNACKYSESETIVDLEATHQVNQLVDQVIIKVTNIGRGISEQEATYIFDKFRRGKGRWTPGTGLGLALAKSLVQHLNGTISVESTQIADSDLSKICFTFTLPQFSDESKTYSESD, encoded by the coding sequence ATGAAAAAGCGTTTATCATCGCCGCCACAGTGCCCAGATGACGTAGATCGACTACAATCATACCCAGTCAAGCTGATGCAGCATCCACAAGAAACAACCTACCAGTTGTCAGAACAAATTAATCAAATTGTCGCTACCACACCAGCGACGGTTTTAATGCTGCAAGAATTGTCCAAGTTGCTTGGAGTGGCTTTTCAGGTAGATTGTTGCTTGATTACAGTGATGAGCGAGGTATCCAGTGAAGTAACTAGTAGTAATTGGTGCCATGAGGAATATTTAGGTTTGCCGCAATCAAACGAAGTATTTTCGATGGAACAATTGCTCATGGAACTCAATGTAGTTCAATGTGCGGCTGAACCATTAAATATTGAGGATATTTCGACAATTCAACAAAGTCTCGAACTTGGTTGCCAATCTTTGCCACTTCCAATTAAAGCTGTTTTGGCAATTCCTACCCGCTTTCAGGGGAAAAACAACGGGATAATTAGCCTGATTAAGTTTCAATCTCATGATTGGACTAAGTCAGAACAGCAATTACTCAAAAGTATAGAGTCCGTTTGCGCGATCGCTTTTTCACAAGTAGCCCAAGCACAACTAATAGCGGCTCAACAGCAGCATGTACAGCAGAGTCACCAACACCAAAACTTAATTAGGCAATTAACTATACTTAGTCGCAGCAACTTGGAGTTAAATCAAATGCTCCAGTTGGCGATCGCTTCTACTGCTGAATCTCTCCAAGCAGATAGGGGTTTGTTTATTACATTAAAATATACAGATCCTTTATTTAGAACTCGGTCTAAAAAGCAAATTCCCAATGCCAAAGCTACTGTAATCAGACAATGGACTCGGGATAGCCAAAATGTGTCTAATACTACATTAGATACCTTACAAGACCAATCTTTTGCTATTTCCGACTGTGGTTTGTGCCAGCGCGTATTCATCGACTTCGGCAAACCAGTAGTGATTGATGACTATACAGAACAAACAGAGATTTTGGCAGTCGCGCCATTGTTTGCTGTAGAGCAGTTTCCCGCAGTGCTGTTAATGCCATTAGAAAGCCAAGGCAAAATTTTAGGCTTTTTAGTTCTACAACAAACTGTAGCTCGTAATTGGCAATCATCTGAGTTAAATCTGGTAGAAATGGTATGTGCTCAAGTCAGCAACGCCATTATTCAGTCACAGACATTGCGACAAGTGCAAAATTTGGTGGATGAGCGTACAGCCAAATTACAAAGTAGCTTAGAACTACAAGCCAAATTGCACGAAAGAACTAGGCAATATGTAGAGCAATTGCGAGAACTCAATGAACTCAAAGATGAATTTTTGAGCAATATGAGCGATCGCTTACGCTATCCGCTGACAAATATGCTGATGTCAATTCGCAATTTACGTCTGCCAAGCATTACACCAGAGCGTCAAAATAGATATTTCGATATTTTAGAGCAGGAATGTACTAAAGAAATTAATCTCATTAATGACTTACTGACATTGCAAAAGCTAGAGTCGCAACAAGCAACGCCGCAATTTGAAAGTATTGATTTAAATAGACGCATTCAAGATTTAGCCGCCTCTTTTGCCACAAAACTGGCAGATAAAGGATTAAGCATTAACCTAGATTTACCAGAGAAGTCATTAAAACTACAAACTGAAATTGAAAGTTTTGACCGCATCTTGCAAGAGTTATTAACTAATGCTTGTAAATATTCAGAGTCTGAAACCATTGTTGATTTAGAAGCCACTCACCAAGTTAATCAATTGGTGGATCAAGTTATTATTAAGGTGACTAATATCGGCCGCGGGATTTCTGAGCAAGAAGCGACTTATATCTTCGACAAATTCCGTCGCGGTAAAGGACGCTGGACTCCTGGGACTGGTTTGGGTTTGGCTCTCGCCAAGTCCCTAGTGCAGCATTTAAATGGGACAATTAGCGTTGAGAGTACGCAAATTGCAGATTCCGATCTGAGTAAAATTTGCTTTACCTTTACGTTGCCCCAGTTTTCTGACGAAAGCAAAACATATTCGGAAAGTGACTGA
- a CDS encoding SRPBCC family protein, with the protein MTEQPNTTVGVNFNAASDETNQEPNLAVSTGVEPSVDIQIEKIAERQRQITANIQIPQPIEKIWKVLTDYEALVDFIPNLAKSRRLEHPDGGIRLEQVGSQRLLNFNFCARVVLDLEEYFPKEINFRMVEGDFKGFSGSWRLEPYPCGDVMGTNLCYTIEVWPKLTMPVTIIENRLSKDLQSNLLAVYQRVQQLSN; encoded by the coding sequence GTGACTGAACAACCTAACACGACAGTCGGCGTTAACTTCAACGCCGCTAGTGACGAAACCAACCAAGAACCTAATTTGGCTGTGAGTACAGGTGTTGAACCATCTGTAGATATCCAAATTGAAAAAATCGCCGAACGACAACGACAAATCACCGCCAACATCCAGATACCCCAACCAATCGAAAAAATCTGGAAAGTGCTCACAGATTATGAAGCCTTAGTTGACTTCATTCCCAACCTGGCGAAAAGCCGAAGATTGGAGCATCCAGATGGTGGGATTCGCCTAGAACAAGTAGGTTCGCAGCGCTTACTCAACTTCAACTTTTGTGCGCGTGTCGTTCTGGACTTGGAAGAATATTTCCCCAAAGAAATTAACTTCCGCATGGTAGAAGGAGATTTTAAAGGCTTTTCTGGGAGTTGGCGCTTAGAACCTTATCCCTGTGGTGATGTGATGGGTACCAATCTTTGCTACACAATTGAAGTTTGGCCGAAACTCACAATGCCAGTGACAATCATTGAGAATCGCCTCAGCAAGGATCTACAATCAAATCTTTTAGCTGTTTACCAACGAGTACAACAGTTAAGCAATTAA
- a CDS encoding cation:proton antiporter: MEASFDITLQMVTAVFAGISAQVLAAYLRLPSIVLLLLLGIFLGSDGIGLLHPHLLGTGLEVIVALATAIILFEGGLNLDLRELGRVSVSLQLLVTLGTLVTLLGGSMAAHWLGEFPWSIAFLYASIIVVTGPTVINPLLKQINVDRQVATLLEGEGVLIDPVGAILAFVVLDTILNGDVDPIHAITGLLMRLSIGGAIGAAGGYLMSLIFKRANFLSFELKNLVVLAILWGLFTLAQTIRSESGVMTTVVAGAVFANSSVPEERFLRHFKGQLTILSVSVLFILLAADLSIASVFALGWGSLFTVLVLMFVVRPINILLCTWNSDLNWRQKLFLSWVAPRGIVAASVASLFAISLTQKGINGGDAIKALVFLTIIMTVVCQGLTAGQIAKWLQITSKEATGAVIVGCNPLSLLIARFFQERGENVVMIDTDPDCFAQAEAQNLRLIASSALDTAVLEEAGLASMGTFLAMTSNGEVNFVLAQRAAEEFNPPRVLAVFPRDPQASTSASSKVHQAFVSDLAIKTWNEYLNDGRVKLGTTTLNELEFASQQDHIQEKIRTGVLIPLLVEREQRLQVMPVNQEWEVGDRIIYLLHDPRPNLLKRLSGASQSTPLALEKLPEVEEVPLAKLAQLSTSEASGA, from the coding sequence ATGGAAGCATCTTTTGACATCACCTTACAGATGGTGACTGCGGTTTTTGCAGGTATTAGCGCCCAAGTGCTGGCTGCCTATCTTCGGCTGCCTAGCATTGTTTTGTTGCTGTTGTTGGGCATTTTTCTGGGGTCTGATGGGATTGGGCTGTTGCATCCCCATTTGCTAGGCACTGGGTTGGAAGTGATTGTGGCTCTAGCAACGGCAATAATTTTGTTTGAAGGGGGACTCAACCTAGATTTGCGCGAGTTGGGGAGAGTTTCAGTTAGCCTGCAATTGCTCGTTACCTTGGGAACGCTGGTCACGCTGCTGGGTGGTAGTATGGCAGCTCACTGGTTGGGTGAGTTTCCTTGGAGTATTGCCTTTCTCTACGCTTCGATTATCGTGGTGACAGGCCCAACGGTGATTAATCCCCTGCTAAAGCAAATTAATGTTGATCGCCAAGTCGCAACGCTTCTAGAAGGCGAAGGGGTATTAATTGACCCTGTGGGGGCTATTTTGGCTTTCGTGGTGCTGGATACGATTTTAAATGGCGATGTAGACCCCATTCATGCCATTACTGGGTTGCTGATGCGTCTGAGTATTGGGGGTGCAATTGGTGCAGCTGGTGGTTATTTGATGAGCTTGATTTTCAAACGCGCCAATTTTCTCTCCTTTGAACTGAAAAATTTGGTGGTGCTGGCGATACTTTGGGGGCTATTTACCTTAGCGCAAACCATCCGCAGTGAGTCGGGAGTCATGACTACGGTGGTGGCGGGTGCTGTATTTGCTAACTCATCAGTGCCAGAAGAAAGGTTTTTGCGACATTTCAAAGGTCAACTGACAATACTCAGCGTTTCTGTGCTGTTTATCTTACTCGCGGCTGACTTGTCTATTGCCAGTGTGTTTGCTTTGGGTTGGGGTAGTTTATTCACCGTTTTGGTACTGATGTTTGTTGTCAGACCAATTAATATTCTCTTGTGTACCTGGAATAGTGACCTCAATTGGCGGCAGAAATTGTTTTTAAGCTGGGTTGCACCAAGGGGAATTGTGGCAGCTTCCGTTGCTTCCTTATTTGCTATTTCTTTGACACAGAAGGGGATCAATGGTGGTGATGCTATTAAAGCCCTGGTTTTCTTGACAATTATCATGACAGTTGTCTGTCAAGGACTCACAGCCGGACAAATTGCTAAATGGCTGCAAATCACCTCAAAAGAAGCTACTGGGGCTGTAATTGTGGGCTGTAATCCTTTGAGTCTGTTAATTGCCCGCTTCTTCCAAGAACGGGGTGAGAATGTAGTGATGATTGATACAGACCCAGATTGCTTTGCCCAAGCAGAAGCCCAAAATTTGCGATTGATTGCTAGCAGTGCCCTAGATACTGCGGTTTTAGAAGAGGCAGGATTAGCCTCAATGGGTACTTTTTTAGCGATGACGAGTAATGGTGAGGTAAATTTTGTATTGGCACAACGGGCTGCTGAAGAGTTTAATCCGCCGCGTGTGTTAGCAGTATTTCCCCGCGATCCGCAAGCTAGTACTTCTGCCAGTAGTAAAGTGCATCAAGCTTTTGTTTCGGACTTGGCAATTAAAACTTGGAACGAATACTTAAATGATGGGCGGGTGAAGTTGGGAACAACTACACTTAATGAATTGGAATTTGCTAGTCAACAAGATCACATCCAAGAAAAGATTCGGACTGGAGTATTGATACCGTTGTTGGTAGAACGAGAGCAACGCTTACAGGTAATGCCAGTTAACCAAGAATGGGAAGTAGGCGATCGCATTATCTACCTTTTACATGACCCCAGACCAAATCTTTTAAAACGCTTATCTGGTGCAAGTCAATCTACTCCTCTAGCATTGGAGAAGTTACCAGAGGTGGAGGAAGTTCCCCTGGCAAAATTAGCTCAACTTTCTACTAGTGAAGCGTCTGGTGCTTGA
- a CDS encoding cytochrome b N-terminal domain-containing protein produces the protein MQITLSDRILRRLATILSVAMLTLCVMHLSTGVLLSFYYEPTAGGAYRSLKMIDTVVSYGWLFHKTHDLSGNAMIGVGLIQMVVMFLGRQFRKSWLTAWISGILFTLSAIALDWTAMLLDWTQEGYWRFSIELGTIEAIPLIGGELRDILTGGGAISTITVQHLYALNSYIISPIALLLAIVHLAALLWQEREISADETAEDAFQAPDASLVES, from the coding sequence ATGCAAATCACCTTGTCAGATAGAATTTTGCGGCGACTGGCGACTATATTATCTGTCGCGATGCTTACACTGTGCGTGATGCATCTCTCAACTGGAGTTTTACTATCTTTCTATTACGAACCTACCGCAGGTGGTGCTTATCGGTCATTGAAAATGATTGATACCGTAGTGTCTTACGGTTGGTTATTCCACAAAACCCATGACCTCTCTGGTAATGCCATGATTGGAGTTGGCTTAATTCAAATGGTCGTGATGTTTTTAGGGCGACAATTCCGCAAGAGTTGGCTAACTGCGTGGATTAGCGGTATTTTGTTTACCTTAAGTGCGATCGCTCTCGATTGGACTGCTATGCTTCTAGACTGGACTCAGGAAGGATACTGGCGTTTTAGTATTGAGCTAGGCACCATCGAAGCCATTCCCTTGATTGGTGGCGAGTTGCGAGATATTCTCACTGGTGGTGGTGCAATTAGTACCATCACTGTGCAACACCTTTACGCCTTAAACAGCTATATTATTTCCCCCATCGCTCTACTGCTGGCTATAGTGCATTTAGCTGCTTTATTGTGGCAAGAGCGAGAAATCTCTGCTGATGAAACTGCTGAGGATGCTTTTCAAGCACCAGACGCTTCACTAGTAGAAAGTTGA
- a CDS encoding esterase/lipase family protein: MALPTVILPGYLESAIAYRQLEQSLQQLGFPTVTVPLRRRDWIALFGGRSVTPIVKILDRTVKQTLQQYQASQVNLIGHSAGGWLSRIYLGEKPYLGRGEVQSSVWNAHPLTATLITLGTPHISQERWTRWNLDFVKNNYPGAFYQNVRYVCVAGKTIFGERRPGSWLAYSSYQLTCGTGNTWGDGITPIAAAHLDGAENLVLAGVRHSPRSPGIWYGSPEILQTWAQYLA; encoded by the coding sequence ATGGCTTTACCTACAGTTATTTTACCTGGCTATCTAGAAAGTGCGATCGCCTACCGCCAACTAGAACAATCTCTACAGCAGTTGGGTTTTCCTACAGTGACAGTGCCATTACGGCGGCGAGACTGGATTGCCTTGTTTGGTGGTAGATCTGTGACACCAATTGTGAAAATATTGGATCGCACGGTAAAACAAACTTTGCAGCAATATCAAGCTTCTCAAGTCAATTTGATTGGTCATTCAGCAGGTGGTTGGCTATCTCGAATTTATTTAGGAGAAAAGCCTTATTTGGGACGTGGTGAAGTCCAATCTTCTGTCTGGAATGCTCACCCACTCACTGCTACGCTCATTACCCTGGGTACACCTCATATCAGCCAAGAGCGTTGGACACGCTGGAATTTAGATTTTGTCAAAAATAATTACCCTGGAGCTTTTTACCAAAATGTTCGTTACGTTTGTGTAGCGGGTAAAACTATTTTTGGAGAAAGGCGGCCTGGTAGTTGGTTAGCTTACAGCAGTTATCAATTAACCTGTGGCACAGGTAACACTTGGGGAGATGGGATCACACCCATAGCAGCGGCCCATCTCGATGGTGCTGAAAATCTTGTGCTTGCAGGCGTGAGACATTCTCCGAGAAGCCCTGGTATTTGGTATGGCTCACCAGAAATCTTACAAACTTGGGCACAGTATTTAGCTTAA
- the petJ gene encoding cytochrome c6 PetJ: MRIFLFILLLAIALFRFTFILPALAAETSDGAKIFDANCSSCHIGGGNILISHKTLKKEALSSYLENYDQDPIQAIIHQVQNGKNAMPPFKNKLSTQEILEVAAYVFQKAETGWQSTSSAATP, encoded by the coding sequence TTGAGAATATTTTTATTTATCCTGCTGTTGGCGATCGCATTATTTAGATTTACATTCATTCTGCCAGCATTAGCTGCCGAAACATCCGATGGCGCGAAAATCTTTGATGCTAATTGTTCTTCTTGCCATATTGGGGGCGGTAATATCTTAATTAGCCATAAAACCTTGAAAAAAGAAGCATTATCAAGTTATTTGGAAAATTACGACCAAGACCCCATTCAAGCAATTATCCACCAGGTACAGAATGGCAAAAATGCCATGCCTCCCTTTAAAAACAAGTTAAGCACTCAAGAAATTTTAGAGGTAGCTGCTTACGTCTTCCAGAAAGCGGAAACAGGTTGGCAAAGTACCTCATCTGCTGCTACACCTTAA
- the psb34 gene encoding photosystem II assembly protein Psb34, producing the protein MYTTVNEDGVLNNYATEPQMYYAEYPAIWEQRKYVIQGVFATLLVTTLVLLGLSVS; encoded by the coding sequence ATGTACACAACTGTTAATGAAGACGGCGTTCTCAATAACTACGCAACTGAACCCCAGATGTACTACGCTGAGTACCCTGCAATTTGGGAACAGCGCAAATATGTTATACAAGGCGTGTTCGCTACATTGCTTGTTACTACTCTGGTATTGCTAGGCTTGAGTGTTAGCTAA
- a CDS encoding DMT family transporter, giving the protein MTRVKRRNLLHQRIPGKIYLWLAILIFGASSAITRKLTEIGAHNLIGDRNPISLCNVLFVGNLCALIVLIAIYWRQWNKTTLQQLSKTDWFSLTVVAILSGALAPGLIFQALAITGVNNVILIGRLEPPLTLALSVWLLRERVNKWEIIGAIAAFVGVSLTILLQPPSVPMMSMGVFNLGLGEVLAAIGSIAVAVSTIIGKKYLSQIPLGIYSIFRTALGTVIFFLVALTLYGKEHFIDVFSPFLWQWMLVYGAVIVVLGQSFWLKGLRDSTVSTASLIGSFTPIVGIVAAFLILNEAPTMAQYIGGSLILIGIFLSQIGNLRHSSRRFASRKLSSTPAEQEVETHMGFKGI; this is encoded by the coding sequence GTGACTAGAGTAAAAAGACGAAATCTTTTGCACCAAAGAATTCCAGGGAAAATATATCTCTGGTTAGCAATTCTCATCTTTGGTGCATCTAGTGCAATTACTCGTAAGCTCACAGAAATTGGTGCCCATAATTTGATAGGCGATCGCAATCCTATCTCACTGTGTAATGTTTTATTTGTTGGTAACCTTTGCGCTTTGATAGTCTTGATCGCTATCTACTGGCGACAGTGGAATAAAACAACTTTGCAGCAGCTATCGAAAACAGATTGGTTCAGTCTCACCGTTGTGGCTATTTTATCAGGAGCGCTGGCCCCTGGCTTAATTTTCCAAGCTCTAGCAATTACAGGAGTTAACAATGTAATTTTGATTGGGCGCTTGGAACCCCCGTTAACGCTAGCTTTATCAGTGTGGTTGTTGCGAGAACGGGTAAATAAATGGGAAATTATTGGTGCGATCGCAGCATTTGTTGGCGTTAGCCTCACGATTCTCCTTCAGCCTCCCAGTGTCCCCATGATGAGTATGGGGGTTTTTAATTTAGGATTAGGGGAAGTATTGGCAGCAATTGGATCTATCGCTGTAGCCGTTTCTACAATTATTGGTAAAAAATATCTCTCTCAAATACCGTTAGGAATTTATAGTATCTTTCGCACTGCTTTAGGAACTGTCATCTTTTTCCTCGTAGCTTTAACACTTTATGGTAAAGAGCATTTTATCGATGTGTTCTCACCATTTCTGTGGCAATGGATGTTAGTTTATGGTGCCGTTATTGTAGTGCTAGGCCAGTCATTTTGGCTCAAAGGTTTAAGAGATTCTACAGTATCTACAGCATCTTTAATCGGCTCATTTACACCAATTGTAGGTATCGTTGCTGCTTTTTTGATATTAAATGAAGCCCCAACAATGGCTCAATATATTGGTGGTAGCTTGATTTTAATAGGGATATTTCTGAGCCAAATTGGTAATTTGCGTCATAGTTCTCGCAGATTTGCTTCTAGAAAATTGAGTTCTACTCCAGCAGAACAAGAAGTAGAAACCCACATGGGATTTAAAGGAATATAA
- a CDS encoding DUF928 domain-containing protein, which yields MMKRKFWKSYLFALLVCLPFGAVSTSKIFAVEPVYQVAQVTNSYNQYMRLGYTETKRRNYRRALGYFQQAAQLRPGDIYATTAIRNVTGYIQGRKTLISFVPGKPSRLGSGGTRGACFQHGEVVIPLIPSDRDTQYTTQERPTFFFYIPKASRTVRELEFVLREDENLDPLYKENFKAFDQAGIVGITLKANQPPLKPGKEYTWAFSMICDPNSRDRDSYQEGKIQVMQDENIAAQVKETPTPLDRAVLYATAGFWENALSILADLRRQSPNDPKIKQYWSDLLKSVKLDAVADQPLLPPCCTTQQGTMGNGGVEGTR from the coding sequence ATGATGAAACGTAAATTTTGGAAAAGTTATCTGTTTGCTCTTTTAGTATGCCTACCTTTTGGGGCTGTCAGCACGAGCAAAATTTTCGCAGTAGAGCCAGTTTATCAAGTAGCGCAAGTAACAAATAGTTATAACCAATATATGAGGTTGGGCTACACAGAAACTAAGCGCAGAAACTATCGCAGAGCTTTGGGATATTTTCAGCAAGCAGCGCAACTACGTCCCGGAGATATATATGCTACTACGGCAATTAGAAATGTCACGGGATATATTCAAGGTCGCAAGACTTTGATTAGCTTCGTTCCGGGAAAACCTAGTAGATTAGGTTCAGGAGGAACAAGGGGAGCTTGCTTTCAGCATGGAGAAGTGGTGATTCCTTTAATACCAAGCGATAGAGACACTCAATACACCACACAAGAGCGTCCCACATTCTTCTTCTATATTCCTAAAGCTTCCAGAACAGTTAGAGAACTAGAATTTGTATTGCGGGAGGACGAGAATCTCGATCCTTTATATAAGGAGAATTTCAAAGCTTTTGATCAAGCTGGAATTGTTGGGATTACCCTCAAAGCTAATCAACCGCCTTTGAAACCTGGCAAAGAATATACTTGGGCCTTTTCGATGATTTGCGATCCCAATAGCCGCGATCGCGATTCTTATCAAGAAGGTAAAATCCAAGTTATGCAAGATGAGAACATTGCTGCACAGGTAAAAGAAACACCAACACCTCTAGATCGTGCAGTGCTCTATGCAACAGCTGGATTTTGGGAAAACGCCCTCAGTATTTTGGCTGATTTACGCCGCCAGAGTCCAAATGACCCGAAAATAAAGCAATATTGGTCAGATTTATTGAAATCCGTGAAGCTCGACGCAGTAGCAGATCAGCCTTTATTACCGCCTTGCTGCACTACTCAGCAGGGAACAATGGGTAATGGAGGAGTAGAGGGGACAAGGTGA